The proteins below are encoded in one region of Aquisphaera giovannonii:
- a CDS encoding DUF1559 domain-containing protein gives MDRRRHAPGSRGFTLIELLVVIAIIAVLIALLLPAVQSAREAARRAQCTNNLKQIGIGLHNYLSAIGCFPPGRVNTHVAGMGNCWGMYAQIVPYMEQVQVSNAFNFNLAPDSDPANTTGGGIFISSFLCPTDGDLTQAQAGYGMHNYLVNVGTTYSVVQAPAAPLAGMPDGIFYENSRVGPQSITDGLSSTVAVSETLRSNPALGATNLLNGFVITGNNATSGPPISDDASYATLCLTNSPPGFQVTRGSKWFYGAPGHSMYNHRRVPNDRSYDCRGGLPHSIRSDPLWNQLSLNITARSLHPGGVNSLFCDGSVHFVKGSVNLATWMAMGTRAGGEVLSSDAY, from the coding sequence ATGGACCGTCGACGACACGCCCCGGGATCCCGGGGCTTCACGCTGATCGAGCTGCTCGTGGTCATCGCGATCATCGCGGTGCTGATCGCCCTGCTGCTGCCCGCCGTGCAGTCGGCGCGCGAGGCGGCCCGCCGAGCCCAATGCACCAACAACCTCAAGCAGATCGGCATCGGCCTGCACAACTACCTGTCGGCGATCGGCTGCTTCCCGCCGGGCCGGGTCAACACCCACGTCGCGGGCATGGGCAACTGCTGGGGGATGTATGCCCAGATCGTCCCCTACATGGAGCAGGTCCAGGTCTCGAACGCCTTCAACTTCAATCTCGCGCCCGACTCCGACCCGGCCAACACGACCGGGGGCGGGATCTTCATCAGCTCCTTCCTCTGCCCGACCGACGGCGACCTCACGCAGGCCCAGGCCGGGTACGGGATGCACAATTACCTGGTCAACGTCGGCACGACGTACAGCGTCGTGCAGGCGCCGGCCGCCCCGCTGGCGGGCATGCCCGACGGCATCTTCTACGAGAATTCCAGGGTCGGGCCGCAGTCGATCACCGACGGCCTCTCCTCGACCGTCGCCGTCAGCGAGACGCTCCGCTCCAACCCGGCCCTGGGCGCGACGAACCTGCTCAACGGCTTCGTGATCACCGGCAACAACGCGACCAGCGGGCCGCCGATCTCGGACGACGCGTCGTACGCGACCCTCTGCCTGACGAACTCCCCGCCGGGCTTCCAGGTCACGAGGGGCAGCAAGTGGTTCTACGGCGCCCCGGGGCACAGCATGTACAACCACCGCCGCGTCCCCAACGACCGGAGCTACGACTGCCGCGGCGGGCTGCCGCACAGCATCCGCTCGGACCCGCTCTGGAATCAGCTCTCCCTCAACATCACGGCGAGGAGCCTGCACCCCGGCGGGGTGAACTCGCTCTTCTGCGACGGCAGCGTCCATTTCGTCAAGGGCTCGGTGAACCTCGCCACCTGGATGGCGATGGGGACGCGTGCCGGCGGCGAGGTGCTCAGCTCCGATGCCTACTGA
- a CDS encoding ethanolamine ammonia-lyase subunit EutB has protein sequence MNLTTTLRGERFTFPGLREVFARANEVKSGDQLAGLAAATERERVAAKVVLAGLTLREILDHPLIDPDEDEVSRLILDAHDAEAFRPIAGLTVGELRDRFLGDDCDGEAISAMRPALTPEIAAALAKLMSNKDLIVAASKLRVVTRCRNTLGERGVLGIRVQPNHPTDDLAGILVSAADGLMLGCGDAVIGVNPAADSVETVAAILHALDRLIRELDIPTQACCLAHVTTQLEAMDRGAPVDLLFQSVAGTEAANRSFGIDLAMLREGRQRVLEHHRSRDVAWAGEQAMYFETGQGSALSAGAHHGVDQLTLEARAYGVARAFDPFLVNSVVGFIGPEYLFDERQIIRAGLEDHFMGKLLGLPMGVDVCYTNHADADQNSADNLLVLLTAAGCNYFMGVPCSDDVMLNYQSTSHHDALAMRRLFGLRPAPEFAGWLERLGLLRGLALVDSAPARKAILGGIRSAVESPGGPRG, from the coding sequence TTGAACCTGACCACCACGCTCCGCGGCGAGCGGTTCACGTTCCCGGGCCTACGCGAAGTCTTCGCCCGCGCGAACGAGGTGAAGTCCGGCGACCAGCTCGCCGGCCTCGCCGCGGCCACCGAGCGGGAGCGCGTGGCGGCGAAGGTCGTCCTCGCCGGCCTGACGCTCCGCGAAATCCTGGACCACCCCCTGATCGACCCGGACGAGGACGAGGTCTCCCGCCTCATCCTCGACGCCCACGACGCCGAGGCCTTCCGGCCGATCGCCGGCCTCACCGTGGGCGAGCTCCGCGACCGATTCCTGGGCGACGACTGCGACGGCGAGGCCATCTCCGCGATGCGGCCGGCCCTCACGCCGGAGATCGCCGCCGCGCTCGCGAAGCTGATGAGCAACAAGGACCTGATCGTCGCCGCGAGCAAGCTCCGCGTGGTCACGCGGTGCCGGAACACGCTCGGAGAGAGGGGCGTGCTCGGCATCCGCGTCCAGCCGAATCACCCGACGGACGACCTCGCGGGGATCCTGGTCTCCGCCGCCGACGGCCTGATGCTCGGCTGCGGCGACGCCGTGATCGGCGTGAACCCGGCGGCCGACTCCGTCGAGACCGTCGCCGCCATCCTCCACGCCCTGGACCGCCTGATCCGCGAGCTGGACATCCCGACGCAGGCCTGCTGCCTGGCGCACGTCACGACCCAGCTCGAGGCGATGGACCGCGGCGCCCCGGTGGACCTGCTCTTCCAGTCGGTCGCCGGGACCGAGGCCGCCAACCGCAGCTTCGGCATCGACCTGGCGATGCTCCGCGAGGGCCGCCAGCGGGTGCTCGAGCATCACCGTTCGCGCGACGTCGCCTGGGCCGGCGAGCAGGCGATGTACTTCGAGACGGGCCAGGGCTCGGCGCTCTCGGCCGGCGCGCATCACGGCGTCGATCAGCTCACTCTGGAAGCCCGCGCCTACGGCGTGGCCCGGGCCTTCGACCCGTTCCTGGTCAACAGCGTCGTCGGCTTCATCGGCCCGGAGTACCTCTTCGACGAGCGGCAGATCATCCGCGCCGGGCTGGAGGACCACTTCATGGGCAAGCTCCTCGGCTTGCCGATGGGCGTGGACGTCTGCTACACCAATCATGCCGACGCTGACCAGAACTCCGCCGACAACCTCCTGGTCCTCCTGACCGCGGCGGGCTGCAACTACTTCATGGGCGTCCCCTGCTCCGACGACGTGATGCTGAACTACCAATCGACGAGCCACCACGACGCCCTGGCCATGCGCCGGCTGTTCGGCCTCCGCCCCGCGCCCGAGTTCGCGGGCTGGCTGGAGAGGCTCGGCCTGCTGCGGGGCCTCGCCCTGGTCGACTCTGCCCCGGCGCGGAAGGCGATCCTGGGCGGGATACGATCCGCCGTCGAGTCCCCCGGGGGCCCCCGCGGATGA
- a CDS encoding tetratricopeptide repeat protein has product MADDAPSEDLDERFLELRRRAHELSLRGLYRSNAAVAGELRRLARAEQRIVDYLYGSFELMNYASSRLDPATQSATALELIAALEDEDHARTIQPDLPEAEYSATRAWMTACAYDNLAYATGYQKGLNSEGLHACINEGIEVCRRTGKIECITCFREYATDVYRSADDLDMALHFARLGESHQVVGRHDRRWVGARDQSRLHLLQGRLQAALDDILRSWKLAGTYHSPRIARWKTRLHLEMILLLMGRDDDPDALLGPALTSDDEPEDAEPVELPPPGEFPELEQLSAQVDALRHLVNNRPDEAAAILEKYDRLLDQRGYLSEWFETRLQLIAARRFGGRTGEALARLARPLEERARTARDWLTLRRLARLLDESLPPTPLALLADPAEADGAARPAASETAATAGDSPSPEPPEQPAWTPLQQRITDFYRRASQLAAEGTEAQWQELLAELMAIDPSTVQLPDEAAGLLITAHHFKKQNADLPAVWSWARRLGDRFPEDPAVQSYLAGLGGELRDVPDAPLAQLPSPEDVERLHRRAMDLAPDQPGVFSLAGRYYLEAGNQSEAERCLARGFRLDRTSSFFALQLARIYQQSDRPRDAMAALDLCLREGSEDPAVSWQAATLATALGQWEPVLAYIDHYEAHSPGEPWASYFKAFALVKLNRPDEALDAAVEEGRRSPERPFAWQPLAAAATAAKGDLDGFRAKMAEILAQPLSGVDYLTPRGLVQNLEMLRTAVAVLPADDPIRSRLDALLLSSGLATNEYFDEIRQLGEPVPDVNFYECVVDQPLDESWASSPGCLAGEDDWTAYTIIWGILARDEDEARRIALAWQGRCYPLPARSCEAELTSSGYRDKVGVVWQGMREGRTE; this is encoded by the coding sequence ATGGCCGACGACGCACCGAGCGAGGACCTCGACGAGCGATTCTTGGAACTGCGGCGAAGAGCCCATGAGCTCTCCCTGCGCGGACTCTACCGCTCGAACGCCGCCGTGGCCGGCGAGCTCCGCCGCCTGGCGAGGGCGGAGCAGCGGATCGTCGACTATCTCTACGGCAGCTTCGAGCTGATGAACTACGCGAGCAGCCGGCTCGACCCCGCGACCCAGTCCGCGACCGCCCTGGAGCTGATCGCGGCGCTCGAGGACGAGGACCACGCCCGGACCATCCAGCCGGACCTCCCGGAGGCCGAGTACTCCGCGACCCGGGCCTGGATGACCGCGTGCGCCTACGACAACCTCGCCTACGCCACGGGCTACCAGAAGGGCCTCAACTCCGAGGGGCTCCACGCCTGCATCAACGAGGGGATCGAGGTCTGCCGCCGGACCGGGAAGATCGAGTGCATCACCTGCTTCCGCGAGTATGCCACCGACGTCTACCGCTCGGCCGACGACCTCGACATGGCCCTCCACTTCGCCAGGCTGGGCGAGTCCCACCAGGTCGTCGGCCGGCACGACCGCCGCTGGGTCGGGGCGAGGGACCAGTCGCGGCTGCACCTGCTCCAGGGCCGGCTCCAGGCGGCCCTCGACGACATCCTCCGCTCCTGGAAGCTCGCCGGCACCTATCACAGCCCCCGGATCGCCCGCTGGAAGACCCGGCTGCACCTGGAGATGATCCTCCTCCTGATGGGCCGCGACGACGACCCGGACGCGCTGCTCGGCCCGGCCCTGACATCCGACGACGAGCCCGAGGACGCGGAGCCCGTCGAGCTCCCGCCCCCCGGCGAGTTCCCGGAGCTCGAGCAGCTCTCCGCCCAGGTGGACGCGTTGCGGCACCTCGTGAATAACCGACCCGACGAGGCCGCCGCCATCCTGGAGAAATACGACCGGCTCCTCGACCAGCGGGGCTACCTCTCCGAATGGTTCGAGACCAGGCTCCAGCTCATCGCCGCCCGGAGGTTCGGAGGGCGGACCGGCGAGGCCCTCGCCCGCCTGGCCCGGCCGCTCGAGGAGCGGGCCCGCACGGCCCGCGACTGGCTCACGCTCCGGCGGCTTGCCCGGCTCCTCGATGAATCGCTCCCGCCAACGCCCCTGGCCCTGCTCGCCGACCCGGCCGAGGCCGACGGGGCCGCGCGGCCCGCGGCGAGCGAGACCGCCGCGACGGCCGGAGACAGCCCCTCCCCTGAGCCGCCGGAACAGCCCGCGTGGACGCCGCTGCAGCAACGCATCACCGACTTCTACCGGCGCGCGAGCCAGCTTGCCGCGGAGGGGACCGAGGCGCAATGGCAGGAACTCCTCGCGGAGCTCATGGCCATCGATCCGTCGACCGTCCAACTCCCCGACGAGGCCGCCGGGCTCCTCATCACCGCTCACCATTTCAAGAAGCAGAATGCGGACCTCCCGGCTGTCTGGTCCTGGGCGAGACGGCTCGGGGATCGCTTCCCGGAGGATCCCGCCGTGCAGAGCTACCTCGCGGGCTTGGGCGGCGAGCTGCGCGACGTCCCCGACGCCCCGCTCGCACAGCTTCCCTCGCCGGAGGACGTCGAGCGTCTCCACCGCCGGGCGATGGACCTGGCCCCGGACCAGCCCGGAGTCTTCTCGCTCGCCGGCCGCTACTACCTCGAGGCCGGCAACCAGAGCGAGGCGGAGCGGTGCCTCGCCCGCGGCTTCCGGCTGGACCGGACGAGCAGCTTCTTCGCCCTCCAGCTCGCCAGGATCTACCAGCAGTCCGACCGGCCCCGCGACGCGATGGCCGCCCTGGACCTCTGCCTCCGCGAAGGGTCCGAGGATCCGGCCGTCTCCTGGCAGGCCGCCACGCTGGCCACGGCGCTCGGCCAGTGGGAGCCGGTGCTCGCCTACATCGACCATTACGAGGCCCATTCCCCGGGGGAGCCCTGGGCCTCCTACTTCAAGGCCTTCGCGCTGGTGAAGCTCAATCGCCCCGACGAGGCCCTCGACGCCGCGGTCGAGGAGGGCCGACGCAGCCCCGAACGGCCCTTCGCCTGGCAGCCCCTGGCCGCCGCCGCCACGGCCGCGAAGGGAGACCTCGACGGCTTCCGCGCGAAGATGGCCGAGATCCTCGCCCAGCCCCTCTCCGGCGTCGATTACCTCACCCCGCGCGGGCTGGTCCAGAACCTGGAGATGCTGCGGACTGCGGTGGCCGTCCTGCCGGCGGACGACCCCATCCGATCCCGGCTCGACGCGCTCCTGCTCTCCAGCGGCCTGGCCACCAACGAGTATTTCGACGAGATCCGCCAGCTCGGCGAGCCCGTCCCCGACGTGAACTTCTACGAATGCGTCGTGGACCAGCCGCTCGACGAGTCGTGGGCCTCCTCCCCCGGCTGCCTGGCCGGCGAGGACGACTGGACCGCCTACACCATCATCTGGGGCATCCTGGCCCGCGACGAGGACGAGGCCCGCCGGATCGCGCTCGCCTGGCAGGGCCGATGCTATCCCCTGCCAGCCCGGTCCTGCGAGGCCGAGCTGACCAGCTCCGGCTACCGCGACAAGGTCGGCGTCGTCTGGCAAGGCATGCGGGAGGGCCGGACGGAGTGA
- a CDS encoding B12-binding domain-containing radical SAM protein, protein MADIVLINPRFEVSYWGLEHALPILGRRANMPVASLPLLAALTPGGHSVALLDENVEAIDLDRCARADIVGLTGMVVQRERMQQLLAELKKRGAFVVVGGPWATVKEEDFEGKADVIFVGEAEETWPRFLREWADGRHGDRYEQADRTDMTTVPTPRFDLLAMRHYLFGNIQISRGCPFQCEFCDIIVTFGRKPRLKTSAQVLAELDALRAQGVRGCFIVDDNLIGNKRAIRPVLRDIVAWQERHGYPLTLFTEASLDLAEEPELMALMVEANIVNVFVGIESPNEESLRETKKYQNVRPAGTLAERIRRIQDAGMEVMGGMILGFDHDDETVFDLQVELVREARIINVMLGMLSAIPKTPLHDRMAAEGRLDLENEAAFGTNIVPLRLGREQLREGFIRVLAELNEPTAYFDRLESLYLDGRMDFSRGANRHWRRHPIQRMRAKGPLLLMALVMLARLCLTVRDRPLRREYLRRIGRLVRARPDSSILWIAVVKAALQHHAHRMARSMVEGRTAVINTYS, encoded by the coding sequence ATGGCCGACATCGTCCTGATCAACCCGCGGTTCGAGGTGTCCTACTGGGGACTCGAGCACGCCCTGCCGATCCTGGGCAGGCGGGCCAACATGCCCGTGGCGAGCCTCCCCCTGCTCGCGGCGCTCACGCCCGGAGGGCACTCGGTCGCCCTGCTCGACGAGAACGTGGAGGCGATCGACCTCGACCGCTGCGCCCGCGCCGACATCGTCGGCCTCACGGGCATGGTCGTCCAGCGCGAGCGGATGCAGCAACTGCTGGCCGAGCTGAAGAAGCGGGGCGCGTTCGTCGTCGTGGGAGGGCCGTGGGCCACGGTGAAGGAGGAGGACTTCGAGGGGAAGGCCGACGTGATCTTCGTCGGGGAGGCCGAGGAGACCTGGCCGCGATTCCTCCGCGAGTGGGCCGACGGCCGGCACGGGGACCGCTACGAGCAGGCGGATCGGACCGACATGACCACCGTGCCGACCCCGCGGTTCGACCTCCTGGCGATGCGGCACTACCTCTTCGGCAACATCCAGATCTCCCGCGGCTGCCCGTTCCAGTGCGAGTTCTGCGACATCATCGTCACCTTCGGCCGCAAGCCCCGCCTGAAGACCTCCGCCCAGGTCCTGGCGGAGCTGGATGCGCTGAGGGCCCAGGGCGTGCGCGGGTGCTTCATCGTGGACGACAACCTGATCGGCAACAAGCGGGCGATCCGCCCCGTGCTGCGGGACATCGTCGCCTGGCAGGAGCGGCACGGCTACCCGCTGACGCTGTTCACCGAGGCCTCGCTGGACCTCGCCGAGGAGCCGGAGCTGATGGCCCTGATGGTGGAGGCGAACATCGTCAACGTCTTCGTCGGGATCGAGAGCCCGAACGAGGAGTCCCTCCGCGAGACGAAGAAGTACCAGAACGTGCGGCCGGCCGGCACGCTCGCCGAGCGGATCCGGCGGATCCAGGACGCCGGGATGGAGGTCATGGGCGGGATGATCCTCGGCTTCGACCACGACGACGAGACGGTCTTCGACCTCCAGGTGGAGCTCGTCCGGGAGGCCCGGATCATCAACGTGATGCTGGGCATGCTCTCGGCGATCCCGAAGACCCCGCTCCACGATCGGATGGCGGCCGAGGGGCGCCTGGACCTCGAGAACGAGGCCGCCTTCGGGACGAACATCGTGCCCCTCCGGCTCGGCCGCGAGCAGCTCCGCGAGGGCTTCATCCGGGTCCTCGCCGAGCTCAACGAGCCAACGGCCTATTTCGACCGACTGGAGTCCCTCTACCTCGACGGCCGGATGGACTTCAGCCGCGGGGCGAATCGCCACTGGCGCCGGCACCCCATCCAGAGGATGCGGGCCAAGGGCCCCCTGCTCCTCATGGCCCTCGTCATGCTGGCCCGCCTCTGCCTGACCGTCCGCGACCGCCCCCTCCGCCGCGAATACCTCCGACGCATCGGCCGCCTGGTGCGGGCGCGGCCCGACTCCAGCATCCTCTGGATCGCCGTCGTGAAGGCCGCGCTCCAGCACCACGCGCACCGGATGGCCAGGAGCATGGTGGAAGGCCGCACGGCGGTGATCAACACCTACTCGTGA
- a CDS encoding ATP-binding protein, protein MPDWSRRIPFKVDVAGVIQIMGTSLYSRAEAAFRELLQNAHDAVVRRRRGDLSYKGRIDVVADPESQTITIRDDGIGLSPEEAEKYLGTLGIGITGMLRRRAGNPDPTPAKDNDEDLIGQFGIGLFSAFMLADRVVVESRRDGSEAVRWSAGDGPDIELCSSEKAEPGTTVTLHLKPQYAALVADASRIEAAVKEYADFLPVPIHLNGAGPRTNLIDAAWFAATPDVEAIEQEILTYFDESPLHVIPIRVETPTPIAGALYVTPRRTPGFAGEPVLTTTIRRMVISRRTAGLLPEWAIFIRGVLELSGCSPTASREDLARDASFQQAREALEEILLAHFESLAGSDPQRLQALLAWHRYSWAGAALGHARLRNLLRRSYQFTTSVGSMTFEEVLGRSRPDGLLDAEYDRLIWYNTDRRQERWVNELFDGQESPCVHALRGFEESLLVMMAADATAAGTATDLRIASPGSRGFGEQVLGLADLEPAPERWQAFLESSGAKILVATFRSGQPVMAFLNEKHDLARAFDDLGKQGTVPPGFQRLIEAQLGGEETPRNEVILNRGHDLVSRALDQKTTMPLASVLRLLVHNALTTAGAALPRAAQREQADDLGWIADCLKGKPG, encoded by the coding sequence ATGCCCGACTGGTCCCGCCGCATCCCGTTCAAGGTCGACGTCGCGGGCGTGATCCAGATCATGGGGACCTCGCTCTACAGCCGGGCCGAGGCTGCGTTCCGGGAGTTGCTCCAGAACGCGCACGACGCCGTCGTCCGCCGCCGTCGGGGGGACCTCTCCTACAAGGGTCGCATCGACGTGGTCGCCGACCCCGAGTCGCAGACGATCACCATCCGCGACGACGGAATCGGCCTGAGCCCGGAGGAGGCGGAGAAGTACCTCGGCACGCTCGGCATCGGGATAACCGGGATGCTCCGCCGCCGCGCGGGCAATCCGGATCCGACGCCCGCGAAGGACAACGACGAGGACCTCATCGGCCAGTTCGGCATCGGCCTCTTCAGCGCGTTCATGCTGGCGGACCGGGTCGTCGTCGAGAGCCGCCGCGACGGCTCCGAGGCCGTGCGATGGAGCGCCGGCGACGGCCCGGACATCGAGCTTTGCTCGTCGGAGAAGGCCGAGCCCGGCACGACGGTCACGCTCCACCTCAAGCCCCAGTACGCGGCGCTCGTGGCCGATGCCTCGCGGATCGAGGCGGCCGTGAAGGAGTACGCCGACTTCCTCCCGGTGCCGATCCACCTCAACGGCGCCGGTCCGCGGACCAACCTCATCGACGCCGCCTGGTTCGCGGCCACGCCGGACGTCGAGGCGATCGAGCAGGAGATCCTCACCTACTTCGACGAGTCGCCCCTCCACGTCATCCCGATCCGCGTGGAGACGCCGACGCCCATCGCCGGGGCCCTCTACGTCACGCCCCGGCGCACTCCCGGGTTCGCCGGGGAGCCGGTGCTGACGACGACGATCCGCCGCATGGTGATCTCGCGGCGGACCGCCGGCCTGCTGCCGGAATGGGCCATCTTCATCCGCGGCGTCCTGGAGCTGTCGGGCTGCTCGCCCACCGCCAGCCGCGAGGACCTCGCCCGCGACGCGAGCTTCCAGCAGGCCCGCGAGGCGCTCGAGGAGATCCTCCTGGCCCATTTCGAGTCGCTCGCCGGGTCGGACCCGCAGCGCCTCCAGGCGCTCCTGGCCTGGCACCGCTACTCCTGGGCGGGCGCGGCGCTCGGCCATGCCAGGCTCCGCAACCTGCTCCGGCGCTCGTACCAGTTCACGACGTCCGTCGGGTCGATGACGTTCGAGGAGGTCCTCGGCCGCAGCCGGCCCGACGGCCTCCTCGACGCCGAGTACGACCGGCTCATCTGGTACAACACCGACCGCCGCCAGGAACGCTGGGTGAACGAGCTCTTCGACGGCCAGGAGTCCCCGTGCGTCCACGCGCTGCGGGGCTTCGAGGAGTCGCTGCTGGTCATGATGGCGGCCGACGCCACCGCGGCCGGCACCGCGACCGACCTCCGGATCGCCAGCCCGGGCAGCCGGGGGTTCGGCGAGCAGGTCCTCGGCCTGGCCGACCTGGAGCCCGCCCCGGAGCGATGGCAGGCCTTCCTCGAGTCGAGCGGGGCGAAGATCCTGGTGGCCACGTTCCGCTCCGGGCAGCCCGTGATGGCGTTCCTCAACGAGAAGCACGACCTGGCCCGCGCCTTCGACGACCTGGGCAAGCAGGGGACCGTGCCGCCGGGCTTCCAGCGGCTCATCGAGGCGCAGCTCGGCGGCGAGGAGACGCCCCGCAACGAAGTGATCCTCAATCGCGGCCACGACCTCGTGTCCCGCGCCCTAGACCAGAAGACCACGATGCCCCTGGCCAGCGTCCTCCGCCTCCTCGTCCACAACGCCCTGACGACCGCCGGCGCCGCGCTGCCGAGGGCCGCGCAGCGGGAGCAGGCCGACGACCTGGGCTGGATCGCCGATTGCCTCAAGGGGAAGCCCGGCTGA
- a CDS encoding DUF4832 domain-containing protein yields MPTPILIAVLVPLMTGLAAVADDMRPVPLKAKVTHVQPMTGIVLWSTNEAAASSPIQLEFRYFGYDEVVREEGMYDWSAVERFLDDVAGRGHQAVLRWHDTYVGKPSSVPPYIRALEGYRGQTAKSEGKPTGFPDWSHPELRRFTLEFFDRFAARYDRDPRLAFLEVGFGLWSEYHLYDGPMEMGRTFPSLEYQRDFANHLSKRLAQTPWMVSVDAAGEWSPFAKDKALLALPFGVFDDSFNCVQHARENEPNWDALGRDRWKIAPAGGEFSFYERKDQRDALAPAGPHGESFEHEAARFHLTFILGDAQPRFQKPDRIREASMACGYRFRVARFEASPTRSEVTVENKGVAPIYHDAFPAVNGVRSNDSLKGLLPGQSRTFAIASGGESPKLTIESDRLVRGQRIEFDADLP; encoded by the coding sequence ATGCCCACGCCTATCCTGATCGCCGTCCTCGTGCCGCTCATGACAGGGCTCGCCGCCGTGGCGGACGACATGCGCCCAGTCCCCCTGAAGGCGAAGGTCACTCACGTCCAGCCGATGACCGGGATCGTCCTCTGGTCGACGAACGAGGCCGCGGCCTCCTCGCCGATCCAGCTCGAGTTCCGCTACTTCGGATACGACGAGGTCGTCCGCGAGGAGGGCATGTACGACTGGTCGGCCGTGGAGCGGTTCCTCGACGACGTCGCCGGCCGGGGGCATCAGGCGGTGCTCCGCTGGCACGACACGTACGTGGGTAAGCCGTCGTCCGTGCCCCCTTACATCCGGGCCCTGGAGGGCTATCGCGGCCAGACGGCGAAGAGCGAGGGCAAGCCGACGGGGTTCCCCGACTGGTCCCACCCGGAGCTCCGCCGGTTCACGCTCGAGTTCTTCGACCGCTTCGCCGCGAGGTACGACCGCGACCCCCGATTGGCCTTCCTGGAAGTCGGGTTCGGCCTGTGGTCGGAGTATCACCTGTACGACGGGCCGATGGAGATGGGCCGGACGTTCCCGTCGCTCGAATATCAGCGCGATTTCGCGAACCACCTGAGCAAGCGACTCGCCCAGACGCCCTGGATGGTCTCGGTGGACGCGGCCGGCGAGTGGTCTCCGTTCGCGAAGGACAAGGCGCTGCTCGCCCTCCCCTTCGGCGTCTTCGACGACTCCTTCAACTGCGTCCAGCACGCGCGAGAGAACGAGCCGAACTGGGACGCGCTCGGCCGGGACCGCTGGAAGATCGCCCCGGCCGGCGGCGAGTTCAGCTTCTACGAGCGCAAGGACCAGCGCGACGCCCTGGCGCCGGCCGGGCCGCACGGCGAGTCGTTCGAGCACGAGGCCGCGCGGTTCCACCTGACCTTTATACTCGGCGACGCCCAGCCGCGGTTCCAGAAACCCGACCGCATCCGCGAGGCGAGCATGGCCTGCGGCTACCGCTTCCGCGTCGCCCGCTTCGAGGCCTCGCCGACCCGGTCCGAGGTGACCGTCGAGAACAAGGGCGTCGCCCCGATCTACCACGACGCCTTCCCGGCCGTCAACGGCGTGCGGTCGAACGACTCCCTGAAGGGCCTGCTACCCGGCCAGTCCCGCACCTTCGCCATCGCCTCCGGCGGCGAATCGCCGAAGCTGACCATCGAGTCCGACCGCCTGGTACGCGGCCAGCGGATCGAATTCGACGCGGACCTGCCCTGA
- a CDS encoding substrate-binding domain-containing protein yields MPPGPHIENSLRAMRLGRGWSQDDVARRSGLSRAGISAIETDRIVPSAAAALALADAFGCRVEDLFRLPRRASSGIAWAWPPPRQPARFWCARVEGRSLAYPVEATDLGVIPHDGVCRAGGFEHEGRFDPDRTLVLACCDPAVGLLAAELMSVFGIRLVAVPRSSATALARLGEGLVHVAGVHLAKADDPEGNARAVRDRLGPGYRLLRVTQWEEGIAVSPSLGLATVRKAVGSKLRWVGREDGSGARACLDELLGNRRRPLPLASDHRGVAEAIRNGWADLGVCLRLVSEEAGLDFLSVRTEDYDLCYPERLKGDPRIEALVSVVRSPSYRRALGELPGYDSSRTGEMQPVV; encoded by the coding sequence ATGCCGCCCGGACCGCACATCGAGAATTCGCTCCGGGCGATGCGGCTGGGGCGGGGATGGTCGCAGGACGACGTCGCGCGGCGGTCGGGGCTGTCGCGTGCGGGCATCAGCGCGATCGAGACGGATCGGATCGTCCCCTCGGCGGCGGCCGCCCTGGCGCTGGCGGATGCCTTCGGCTGCCGCGTCGAGGACCTGTTCCGGCTCCCCCGGCGGGCGTCGTCGGGGATCGCCTGGGCGTGGCCGCCGCCGAGGCAGCCGGCGCGGTTCTGGTGCGCCCGGGTCGAGGGTCGCTCGCTCGCTTACCCGGTCGAGGCCACGGACCTCGGCGTGATCCCCCACGACGGCGTCTGCCGGGCGGGCGGCTTCGAGCACGAGGGCCGGTTCGACCCGGACCGGACCCTCGTCCTGGCCTGCTGCGACCCCGCCGTCGGCCTGCTCGCCGCCGAGCTGATGTCCGTCTTCGGCATCCGCCTCGTCGCGGTGCCGCGGTCCAGCGCGACCGCGCTGGCGAGGCTGGGGGAGGGCCTGGTCCACGTCGCGGGGGTCCACCTGGCGAAGGCCGACGACCCGGAGGGGAACGCCCGGGCCGTGCGGGACCGGCTCGGCCCCGGATACCGTCTGCTCCGCGTGACCCAGTGGGAGGAGGGCATCGCCGTCTCGCCGAGCCTGGGCCTCGCCACCGTCCGCAAGGCGGTCGGCTCGAAGCTGCGATGGGTCGGCCGGGAGGACGGCTCCGGGGCCCGCGCCTGCCTGGATGAGCTCCTCGGCAACCGCCGGCGGCCCCTGCCGCTGGCCTCCGACCACCGCGGCGTGGCGGAGGCGATCCGCAACGGCTGGGCCGACCTGGGGGTCTGCCTCCGCCTGGTGAGCGAGGAGGCCGGCCTCGACTTCCTGAGCGTCCGGACCGAGGACTACGACCTCTGCTACCCCGAACGCCTGAAGGGGGACCCCCGGATCGAGGCGCTGGTCTCCGTCGTACGCTCCCCTTCCTACCGCCGCGCCCTCGGCGAGCTGCCGGGCTACGACAGCTCGCGGACCGGCGAGATGCAGCCGGTGGTCTGA